GGACGAGAGGCACGTCGTTCTTGTCGCACGCACCGAGAGCGCGCTCAACGATGTGAAGCACGGAATCGAATCCAACGGCGGGAGCGCCTCGGTCGTCGCGGCGGATATCGCGGACGCGAAGGCCTTCGCCGCGGCGATCGAACAAATCGCCGAAACGCACGGCCGGCTCGACATTCTCGTCAATAACGCGGGGATCACGAAGGACGGCCTGGCGCTGCGGATGAGCGATGAGGACTGGGACGCGGTCGTCGCGACCAACCTGACCAGTGCGTTCGTCGCGATCCGTGCCGCGGCACGCGCGATGATGAAGGGCAAATTCGGACGCATCGTCAATATTTCTTCGACGAGCGGCGTCGTCGGGAACGCGGGCCAGGCAAACTATGCCGCGGCAAAGAGCGGGTTGATCGGCCTGAGCAAGTCGATCGCGCGAGAACTCGGAGGCAAGAACATTACCTGCAACGTGATCGCGCCGGGCTACATCGAAACCGACATGACCCAGAATCTGCCTCAGCAGGTGAAAGATCATGTGATGGGCATGATCGCGGTCAAGCGATTCGGCACGGGCGAAGATATCGCGGCGGCGGTTTCGTACGCGACCAGCGACGAAGCGGGCTTCCTCACCGGACAAACCATCGTCATCGACGGCGGCATGACGATGGCCTGATACATCCCGGCGTCACGCTTCACTTGTTGCTTGCGCCAGGAACGATTCGTACTTGAATTGCGACGGGAGCGCCCAGAAGATCAAAACGAGCGCAATCGCCGGCGCCGCCATGCCCCACCATCCCAGCGGCGGGCCGCCAAGAAAGAGCGCCAGGATTCCGACAATCCCGAGCGATTCTGCGAACGCCGCACGAGTGACGACCTGCGTCGTAAACCGCGACCAGAGCGCGTGCTCGCGTTCCTCGACGCTGCCGTCGCCCCGCCACAGCTCTTTCGCACCGCGAACCGCGGCGAGCCGAATCGCGGGCCCGGCGACGAGATTCCCGATCCCGAGTCCCCCCGCGACAACAAGCAGAAGCAGCCCGAGGGACGATGAAGGCGCCGGGTTCTGCTGCGTGCCCGGCGACTTGCCCTCGATCGTGGTGACAATCGCGACGATCGCGAAGATCAGCATCCCGGCGCAGAGCGCGAAGCAGATCAACTGAAGCGTGATAATGTTTGGCTGCTGGTGAGTTTTCATCGAGGCTGGTCGGTCGTCATTTCGTTGCGTCCCGCTCTTTTTTCCGCGTCAGCTCGAAACCAAACGACTTGCGGATCGGCCTTCCATCCTCGTCGAGCGGATGGTCCTCGACCGTCAGGTGATTCTCGTCCGCACGAGTGAACACCGAGCGAACCTTGACGATGCTTCCATCCTTGCGGGACTGCTCCGAAATGAGTGTCAGCACCCGGCCGTCCGCATCGAGATCGCCGGTCTCGCGAAACTGAAACAAATTCTCCACGTTGAGCCAGAGAGTCGTGTACTTGCCTGACTGCGGATCGAACGTGAAGTACCCGACGAACCGGTTGTTCCCGCCCGCGCCCTCATCGACGACCGCATCGAATTCCAGTCGCACAAACCGGCCGCCAAACGCTTTCTCGATCTTCCATGGCCCCTTCTGCGTCACGCTCTTTTCGTTTCCCGCGAGCATGCCGTCGCCGTCCCATTCGCCCAGGAGGAAATCGAGTCTCTCGACCGCGGCGATGACCGGATCGCGCGCGGGCTTCGGAGCCGTATTCGGCGCGGGCTCGGACCCGACAAAGCCGATGAAGAGCAGAACAATCAACGCGAGAACGTGCATGATTTGCTTCTCCTCCTTCGGCATCGACGCGATCAGTACCGAAGGAAACTCATATGAAGCTCGGCGTGGCGCAGAGTTCCCTTGATCCACTCTTCGTGCGTCATTTCTCCGAACAGCACGCTTCTTTGCGTGGGCTTTTCGCGCTTCAATCGCTCCAGCGATGCGCGAAGATGTCGCACGCCTTCTTCGAGCGGCACAGACTCGGTCGCAAGCGTTCCGTTCTCGATACCGGGAATTCTGACGCCTCGCGGCATCGCCCCGTTCATGAACTTGTGCTTCTGAAGCTTGACGATCAAACGGACAAACCACGGCGGGCTGAGCTGGGGCGGGAAACCGTCGTAGGAATAGTCGATCCAGGTGGCGAGGTGATTGAAAATCTGACCCGCGCTCCAGTTGCCGATTTGTTTGAGGCGGCCATCCCTCTCGGCCGCGGCAATCCGATCCGCCTCAGCGAGAACCTCGTCAAGACTGGAAAAATGAAGGTCACGAACGCCCTCCGGCGACACTTTCAGCTTGGCCGTATTGACCGCTTCCATTCGAGCATCCTAACAGATACCAGTGCCGAGGGAAAACCGCTCTCTTTCCACGCAATCGGAAATCAAATGACCTTGGTTTCCGCTCTTGCTTCGGAGAGAATGTGGCATTCGCCTCTCGCAGGCCTGCAGTGTCGGCGCCCCATCGGCGCTCTCGCTTTGCAGTCCTTCGGGAGTCGGTTTGGGCCCTCCGGGGGGTGTTGAGAACAGGTTTTCCGGAGACACTTTGGAGCGCGGCGGACTCGTGCGGGTCGCCGCGTTTCGCTTTTTGAACACGCGCACAGCAGAATCGCCACCGTGCGGCAGCATGGTTTGCTATTTCGGTCCGCCGAGGGTCCGCTTAAAGAAATCAACGATGCGTTCGTTCAGCCGCAGCACCATCTCGGGCTTGGTCACCATGTGCGTCTGGCTCGCCAGCGGCACGAACTCGAATTGCTTTCCCTCACGGAAAAGCCGGTCGGTCAGTTTGAGCGAGTGGACAAAGTACACGTTGTCGTCGGCGGTCCCCTGGATGACGAGCAGCGGCACTCTCAAGTCCTTGCAATAGGTCAGAACGTTGGACGCGTCGTAGCCGGCCTTGTTCTTATCCGGCAATCCCATGTAGCGTTCGGTGTAGTGCGTGTCGTAATCACGCCAATCGGTGACCGGCGCGCCGGCGACGCCCGCCTTGAAGACATCGGGCCGGCGCATGGTCGCCATGGATGAGAAGTAGCCTCCGAACGACCAACCGGAAATCCCGATGCGCTCGCGGTCCATCTCCGGGTATTTCTTGCAGAGAGCCTCGATCGCGTCGCATTGATCCGCGAGAGGCACGTCGATGAAGTTGCCCACTCCGTTCTTCTTGAGAACCCGCGACCAATCACGACCACGCCGGGGCGTTCCCCTTCCATCGATGCTCACAACGATGAAGCCCTGATCGGCGTACCACTGATTCTGCAGATACGCGCGGGCGTTGGCGTTCACCTGGTTCGAACCCGGTCCGCCGTACACGAAGTCGAGCACGGGGTACTTCTTTTTTGGATCGAAATCGCGCGGGCGCACAACGACGGCCGCGAATTCACGCCCGCCGGCCTTGATGCGAACCCATTCGGGCTTGGGAACAAACGGCGGCTCCGCGGCAACCGATCGAATAGTCCCGACGCGCGCTGCGTCTTCGAGACCGGGTTTGCCCTTGAAGACATCGAGCACTTGGCTCCCGTCGCGGTTCCGACCCGCGATCAACCAGAGCGTCATCGCGTCGTTCGTGACAACGTGCATCTGACCGCCCAGATCGGTCTCGCTGCGCGAAAGCGGCGCGGTGACCGGCCGGACACCGCCGGTCTTGAGATCGACGCGCAGCACTTGAATCTGCGCGCTGTCGTCCTGCGGCACGGCGCTCACGAGCGCGATGTCCGACTTGTCGCACACATCCACCAATCCCTCCAATTCCCATCCGGGCAGCGGGAACTTCCTCTGGATCGCGCCGTCCGTGCCGCGAGCCTGCAGCTCCCATCCGTCGGTCTCACCCTGTTCGGTGAGCCAGAGGAATCGCTTGCCGTCGGAGCACCACGCGGGGATATCGTGTAAAAGCCCGATCGACGCGGGGATATCGTGTCCAAGACCGATCCACGCCGCATCCTTTTCCGTGATGAGCGGGCGCGTTTCGCCGGAATCGACATCGACGCGCAGCAGCATCTGCTCGGTTTGCTCGCGATTCTGCACGAGAATCGTCGGCACGCCGTGCTTCGGCCAATCGACGCGCGCGAGATACGGGAACTTGGCGCGGTCCCACTGAACAGAGGTCGGCGCCCTGCCCGCCGCGCTGATATCCGGAGAAACCCAAAGTGTCACCACCGCGTTTGCTTTTCCGGCGCGAGGGTATTTCCACGGCTGCGGCGCCTTGGCCGGATCGGCGGGGTCGGGGATGTAAAAGGTCTCGAGTGGGCCGACATCTGTTTCTTGGTACATGATGCGGCGGGAATCCGGAGACCACCAGAAGCCGTGCATGCGCTTCATCTCTTCCTGTGCCGCGAACTCGGCCTCGCCGTAACTGACGTTTTCCTTCGGCTCCGGGCTGATGCGGCGCGGGTCCCCCACTGCCGCGGGGCTGATCCAGAGCGCGCCGTCGCGGGCAAAGCCGACGAAGTTGCCGTCGGGAGAAAGGCGCGGATCGATGACCGATCCGCCGGTGCTGACTTCGGTCGCGTGAATCGGTCCTCCTGATTCGACGTTCGCCATCAGCACGCGAAAGAGTCTTCCGCCGAGCGGGACGATCAGTGTCCTTCCGTCCCTTGAGAGTTCGAACGAGGCGATGCCGCGGCCGCTCGAACGCATGCGTTCGCGCCGCGCGAGTTCCTCCGCGCTCAGTTTCTCGTCACTCTTGCCGAGCAGATCGGCCGCGCTCAATACGCGGCGCTCCTTGCCTGTCGCAGCTTCGAACATCCAGAGTTCCTGGACGAAGCTCTCCGGTCCTTCGCTCCGCAGAAAGAGCACGGCGCTGCCATCGGGTGTTACCTTGAACGCGCCCGGCTCACCGAGCCGGAAGCGATTGGTCTTTGCAAATTGTTCAAGAAACGGGTCGGCCTGAGTGCCGGATTTCATCGTGTCCTGCCTCGCATGTGCCGCGAACGCGATCGTGCATGCACCAACGAGACCGATCGCCCGAAGAAGACGTGTGCGCATGTGCCAAGCGTACCGGACCGCCGGGTGTCGGTTCCACGATCGAATTCAACGGAGCCCGGGATCAATAATGATCGGTCATCCACGGTGTACCGCCGGCCAACGCGCCGCCGAGCAATTCGAGCGTCTTTCCATCGCCGGAGCAGAAGCCGATCACTTCTGCCTGACGTGGGGAATAGAGGCCGCTGTACAGCGCCGCCAGGCCGCGGATCGTGCATGCGACTGCTGCGCTCCCGCCGCTCTGTCGCCTCTCCACCCGGGCCTTTCCATCTGCGAATTCGACTTGCCAGAGTCCGGTGTTGGCTTCGATCACAGGGTCGGTGATGTCGATGTCCACGGATCCTCGAACAGCAGTCGAATAGCCGCGCCCTTCCAGGGCGCGCTTGACATCAACCACGCGCAACATCCAATAGTCCTTGAGTTTGACCTCGTAGCGCTGCTGAGGCAAGAGCGTGAGAAGCGGGTGAAGGGGTCCGCCCCCAAAATGCAACCAATCGGCCATGGGTTCGTAGTCGGCGAGGAAAGCAATCAATTGGCGCCCGGCCTCCGCGCTCGTGAACGCGATGTCGGACAGTTGCAGATCCTGCCGCCCGGTGCTGCTGTCGCGGGGCTGAGACATGAATAGATACCCGGAAAGCATGCCGCGTTCATCGAGCACGCCGTACCCCTGATACTTCGAGTCCGGCCGTTCCTTGATGCGCTTCCAGATGTACTCTCGCCGATCGAGCATGCCGTTGTACGCAGAAGCGAATCGCTGATAGCACGCCTCCACCCGCGGCATGTCCGCATCCTTCAGCACGATGACATTCCGCGCTTTCTGCCCCCCAAGCAATCGCGCAACCGGCACCTTGATGGTGCACCGGTGCCCCGCCTGCTCAAACCCCGACTGGCGGTAGAGCGCCTGCGTCGATGCGTAAAGTCCGCCGATCGCTTCGCCGCGCTTGTACATTTCGCGCACGCACTCTTCCATCATCCAGCGAGCGTGGCCCTTGCCCCGCGCTTCCGGCGCTGTCGCCACGCCCGCGATGCCGCACAGCCGAACGCTCTTTCCTCCAAAGAACTGCCCCATCTCGATGCGGCGCAGGCACGCCGGAATCTTGTTTCCCTGCCGCACCACCCGGATGTTTTCGGGGCCGTTCTCCCTCACCCACTTGGTGCTGTTCTCCATTGTGCCCGCGAACGCGAGCGTGATAAGGCGCGCGACTTCCGGCAGATCGCGCCGGGACATTGGCCCGAATTTCATGTTCGCCATCGCTCGTGACGTGGCCGGCTGCTTTTTCGATTTGCGCAACGCTGCTCTCCCGGTGCTAGTCTCGTTTGTACGACTCCCGATCGACCACTTCCATGTACCGGCCTGGCTCCGGCATCGCTGCAAACCCAAACCGAGCGTACAAACCGTGGGCGTCGCGCGTCATGAGGCACAATCGCCGGAGGCCCTTCAGGTCCGGGTGGTTCAAGATCGCGTCCATCAGCATCTTCGAGAGTCCGCGGCCGCGAAATTCCTCCAGGATGAACACGTCCGCGATGTAACCGAACGTCGCCTTGTCGGTAATGACTCGGGCGAAACCGACTTGTCTGAGGGAGGCTCGCCCCTCCGGTGCGGAACTCTTCTCATGCACCCCGAAGCACATCGAATTCGCGATTCCACGCTCTACGCGCGATCGGGAAATCCCGGGAGACCAGTAGCAGGTGCTCAGAAAGCCGTGGATGACATCGAGGTCGAGCAGCCCTTTTTCCGTCGAGACCGTGAACTCGGAGCCGGTGTTCGCCATGAATGAGAATAGTGAGATTCTCGCGCTGGCTCGCCGAACGCGGCAAGCGCCGTACCGGCGCCGCACGAAGACACTGTTCTGGCTTGCCGCGGCCGTCATGGCATTCTTCTTTCTCTCCGCCTTCGGTGCGTTCTTCTTCACGCTGCCCGACTACGGATTCGTGTCGCTCGGCGAAGGAAGCGTCGCGCTGAAACTTCCTGAACAATTCGGCAACAACATGCAGAGATCGAGCCCGGCTTCTCCCTGGAGACTCCGCTTCGGTCGCAATTGGCCGCTGGCGCAGCGCTACTACATCGCCGCCGACCCGATCCCGCGAAAGGGCGACGACGGAAAAGGCCGCTGGTACGACCCCTCAAACCCCCACTTGTTCTGGATGCCCGATGCTCGCCAGTTTCCCGCGTTTTCGCGCTGGCCGATCTGGATACTCGCCTTGTTGATGCTGGCCGCCGCGGCACTCAGCCGCGTGATCGAAGTCCGCCGCTGGCGAAAGGGCGAGTGTTGCGGCAAGTGCGGCTACTCCCTTCGCGGGCTGGAAATAGCCGAAGGACAAACAGCCGTGTGCCCGGAGTGCGGTGCATCCGTGGTCGGCGCACGAAGCTGACCGCGCGGCCAAAATCCTGCCGGAATCAGGAACCAACCGCCTATCGCGGGAGCTAAAGGTCGTATGGAGCGTCCGATTTCCATCGCCGCGCACGCTCGAACGACAGCGATCTTTCTCTTTGCCGGACTGATCTCGACGATCGCACTCTGCACTTTCGCGGCGGTCACCAACATCGCCACACCCCTCCGGCCGCCCCCGCAAACTGGCGCCTACCAGCCCCAAACGTTCACCTACGCCGTTCCCGATTTTGGCAAGTCCACGGCAAAGCAGTTCTCACCCGCCGTCTCCCAGACTTGGTCGAGCGGCATCACCAGCTGGACCGTTTCGGATGACCAATCCGGAGCGGCGCAGGAATTTGGACAGAGCCTTGTCGGCCCTTGCCGCACGCACCTTCTCGCTCAAGCTCCGTTTCTCTACAACCGTCCGGTCGGCACAAAGATCGACGGAATGTGGCAGAGAATCCGGTGCGGCTTTCGCTCTACTCAGTCCTGCGAGTGGCGCTGGTACGGCATGGGCTGGCCCTTCATCGCCTTCCGATGCGAAGCCGCGCGAATTCAGACCTATCAATGGGATGATGGCCGTCCGAGTTTGCCCGCAAAGATCGTTGACGACTGGATGCGCGTCGCGGGGGGATTCTCTGTTCCGAAGAAGTGCTTGTGGCCAAACTCGAATGTTCTGCCCGCGCTGTACAAGGTCACAGTCATCCCCTATTCACCCGCAATGGCCGGTCTTGCCGGAAATATGTTCTTCTTCGGCGCGGCTTGGTTCCTGCTGCTCCGAGGTCGCCGGACGGTTCGAGACCTTCGTGCCTGGGCGCGAGAACGAAACACTCGATGCCGCGCCTGCGGATACTCGCTTGTCGGACTGACCGGCCCGGTGTGCCCGGAATGCGGCGCATCAGCTGCGGGTGCGCGAAGCTGATTAAATCGTCAGCTCTGATTTCAAGTCGCCAGCGCCGGCGCGCCTACCTGTGTACCGCATTCCGGACAAGTCCCGGTGCAGTTGCCGGTCAGGTCGTAGCCGCAACATCGGCACAGATTCGGCGCAAAGAACCGGGCCTTGAGCGACGGACGACGACCGATCACAAACAGCGGTACAAGAAACGCGACCACAGCCAGGAAGACCAGGATGATCGACGCCTTCGCGCCAAACGGTGTGGAACCACCGAGAATCAAGAAGATCAGGAGATCGGATGCGGCGTCGACCCCGTGCCCGAGAACGCGAAGCCGACCAATCGTCTGCCACGCAGATGAAAGACGGCCCCGATGACAAGCCAAAGCAGCGCCCGCTCCGCGAGCAGCAAAGCCAACGACAGCCAACCCTCCGGTGCATCAGCGACTCCGGTCGCAAACATCGCGATGGTGGCGAGCACAAGGATCCCTCCGATAGTTCGGAGCAGCGCCGCGAGATTCACGCTGCTCAGAGAAAGCGGGGTCGGCGTGCTCACGCGATAGCGAAAGCACAGGATGAAGAGCACATAGATCGGGTACTTCACCAGCGATAAGACCAGCAGTGAAGCCACAATCAGACCGGGAGAGAAGTACGGCCCGCAGGCCAGCGTGGTCATCGTGCGATCGACTCCTTTGCCCAGTCTACTCGCACAGCAACGCGTCGTACGCCGCGGCAAAGATCACGAAATCCGTGTCGTCCACGAATCCATCGAGATTGAGATCCGCCGGACAGCCCTGCGGCATCGCAGGGTCCGCGCAATCCAGGATGTTGTACGCGCCGGAAAACCCGACGAAGTCGGCATCGTCCACCTGTTGATCGACGGTCAGATCAGCCGGACAACTGGCGCCCACTTCGAGAGCATTCCGGATACTCATCGTGTCCGAGATGACCTCCGAAGATCCGATCGGCAGGTCGCTACTCGTCCAAGTCGATTCGGTTTCGAACGTGTATGTCCCCGGCGTCGCGACCGAGAGCAGCACGTCGGCACCGACGATGTCGCGTATCGCGAGCACCCCGCCCGGTCCGCTCAACGTCACTCGGTGATAGACGCCCGGAAGGATGTTGTGCGGCTTGAAACGAAGCGTCGAAGGCTCCGTTGTTACGATCGGCTCGGCGTATGTAAAGCTCAGTTCGACACGCGTGCTCGGCGCCAGCACGCCATGAATCTCGGCGCCAATCCAGCAGTCGAGCGAGCCTGTTTGTGAACCGCCCGATGGCACGCCGGGGGCAACCGTGAAATGCCCAGCGGTGATCGCCGACGTCGGATCGTCCGGTGTTGAATTCCAAAACCCCGTGATCGTGTCCGACCACGGCGCCATGAACGAGCCATCGAGTCCGCGCACCTTTGTGTCGTCCTTGATGCAGCGGATCGCCCTGATCGTGGCGCTCGCAACATTGCGAGTCTTCGTGCATGCTTCACGCCCCACGCCCAGCGCGGTCGCGGCAACCACCTGCAGGCAAACCGCACCCGACCACAATGCCTTCACGTTCATGTTTCGCTCCCGGATCGACCCAGCGTAACACACGCCCAGCGCTTCTCAATGCCCAATCGAGCCCCCAAAATACGCGTCCAAGAAAAACCCCCGGCCTTTGCCGGGGGTTCCATGTCTTTACCTCTTACGAGTGACTGATGCCTAGTGCCTTCTTTGCTTACCCCGCCGCCATCTTCGCGGCCTTGGACTTGGCATCTTCCAGCGTGCCCACATACATGAACGCGCCCTCGGGCAGACCATCGCCCTCGCCGTTGCACAGACGCTCGAACGAGTCGATCGTGGCTTCCAGCGGCGAGTCCACGCCCTTGAAGCCCGTGAACTGCTCGGCGACGTGGAACGGCTGCGAAAGGAAGCGCTC
The DNA window shown above is from Phycisphaeraceae bacterium and carries:
- a CDS encoding DUF1569 domain-containing protein; translated protein: MEAVNTAKLKVSPEGVRDLHFSSLDEVLAEADRIAAAERDGRLKQIGNWSAGQIFNHLATWIDYSYDGFPPQLSPPWFVRLIVKLQKHKFMNGAMPRGVRIPGIENGTLATESVPLEEGVRHLRASLERLKREKPTQRSVLFGEMTHEEWIKGTLRHAELHMSFLRY
- a CDS encoding S9 family peptidase; this translates as MRTRLLRAIGLVGACTIAFAAHARQDTMKSGTQADPFLEQFAKTNRFRLGEPGAFKVTPDGSAVLFLRSEGPESFVQELWMFEAATGKERRVLSAADLLGKSDEKLSAEELARRERMRSSGRGIASFELSRDGRTLIVPLGGRLFRVLMANVESGGPIHATEVSTGGSVIDPRLSPDGNFVGFARDGALWISPAAVGDPRRISPEPKENVSYGEAEFAAQEEMKRMHGFWWSPDSRRIMYQETDVGPLETFYIPDPADPAKAPQPWKYPRAGKANAVVTLWVSPDISAAGRAPTSVQWDRAKFPYLARVDWPKHGVPTILVQNREQTEQMLLRVDVDSGETRPLITEKDAAWIGLGHDIPASIGLLHDIPAWCSDGKRFLWLTEQGETDGWELQARGTDGAIQRKFPLPGWELEGLVDVCDKSDIALVSAVPQDDSAQIQVLRVDLKTGGVRPVTAPLSRSETDLGGQMHVVTNDAMTLWLIAGRNRDGSQVLDVFKGKPGLEDAARVGTIRSVAAEPPFVPKPEWVRIKAGGREFAAVVVRPRDFDPKKKYPVLDFVYGGPGSNQVNANARAYLQNQWYADQGFIVVSIDGRGTPRRGRDWSRVLKKNGVGNFIDVPLADQCDAIEALCKKYPEMDRERIGISGWSFGGYFSSMATMRRPDVFKAGVAGAPVTDWRDYDTHYTERYMGLPDKNKAGYDASNVLTYCKDLRVPLLVIQGTADDNVYFVHSLKLTDRLFREGKQFEFVPLASQTHMVTKPEMVLRLNERIVDFFKRTLGGPK
- a CDS encoding DUF1579 family protein, whose amino-acid sequence is MHVLALIVLLFIGFVGSEPAPNTAPKPARDPVIAAVERLDFLLGEWDGDGMLAGNEKSVTQKGPWKIEKAFGGRFVRLEFDAVVDEGAGGNNRFVGYFTFDPQSGKYTTLWLNVENLFQFRETGDLDADGRVLTLISEQSRKDGSIVKVRSVFTRADENHLTVEDHPLDEDGRPIRKSFGFELTRKKERDATK
- a CDS encoding GNAT family N-acetyltransferase, which translates into the protein MKFGPMSRRDLPEVARLITLAFAGTMENSTKWVRENGPENIRVVRQGNKIPACLRRIEMGQFFGGKSVRLCGIAGVATAPEARGKGHARWMMEECVREMYKRGEAIGGLYASTQALYRQSGFEQAGHRCTIKVPVARLLGGQKARNVIVLKDADMPRVEACYQRFASAYNGMLDRREYIWKRIKERPDSKYQGYGVLDERGMLSGYLFMSQPRDSSTGRQDLQLSDIAFTSAEAGRQLIAFLADYEPMADWLHFGGGPLHPLLTLLPQQRYEVKLKDYWMLRVVDVKRALEGRGYSTAVRGSVDIDITDPVIEANTGLWQVEFADGKARVERRQSGGSAAVACTIRGLAALYSGLYSPRQAEVIGFCSGDGKTLELLGGALAGGTPWMTDHY
- a CDS encoding GNAT family N-acetyltransferase, with the translated sequence MANTGSEFTVSTEKGLLDLDVIHGFLSTCYWSPGISRSRVERGIANSMCFGVHEKSSAPEGRASLRQVGFARVITDKATFGYIADVFILEEFRGRGLSKMLMDAILNHPDLKGLRRLCLMTRDAHGLYARFGFAAMPEPGRYMEVVDRESYKRD
- the fabG gene encoding 3-oxoacyl-[acyl-carrier-protein] reductase, coding for MTETAKRVAVVTGASRGIGRSIAQRLAKDERHVVLVARTESALNDVKHGIESNGGSASVVAADIADAKAFAAAIEQIAETHGRLDILVNNAGITKDGLALRMSDEDWDAVVATNLTSAFVAIRAAARAMMKGKFGRIVNISSTSGVVGNAGQANYAAAKSGLIGLSKSIARELGGKNITCNVIAPGYIETDMTQNLPQQVKDHVMGMIAVKRFGTGEDIAAAVSYATSDEAGFLTGQTIVIDGGMTMA